The Helianthus annuus cultivar XRQ/B chromosome 16, HanXRQr2.0-SUNRISE, whole genome shotgun sequence genome includes a window with the following:
- the LOC110915652 gene encoding probable L-type lectin-domain containing receptor kinase S.5 has protein sequence MGLTLTTTTVFFLSFFFSAAAKFHTFYRPYHTFNKSLEDKANSELAFQNDARVSQDALQVTPDTGNNMAVYDLHNQSGRIMFKRRFKLWDGDSTSNSTVASFNTSFLVNMFPVNGTPGEGLAFLIAPTIDIPENSYGQYLGLTNQTLDSQTTNGVVAIELDTVKQAFDIDNNHIGLNINSIRSVVSKSLTPLNITLAPPTASFHNIWIQYNGTEKVIRVYIADQPEKTSPTPPMPKTPIIEHELDLRKTVNKDSYIGFAASTGDSVELNCVLQWNITVEYIPGPKSPLPTILIAVGVPLVLGLVGLAGYLGYRLYKKRLVDRSQSNILSRLRTLPGMPKEFRFRELKKATNNFDEKRKLGQGGYGVVYRGVLPEENVEVAVKWFSRESLKGEDDFLAELTIINRLRHKHLVRLLGWCHKNGKLLLVYEYMRKGSLDMHLFTVTGEPLSWALRRKILAGVGSALHYLHYEYDQKVVHRDIKASNIMLDSDFNARLGDFGLARAIDNEKTSYAEAEGVLGTVGYIAPECFHTGKATQHSDIYAFGALLIEVVSGQRPGTKVNGFQFMVDYVWSLYREGRILEAVDKRLADDYDTEEATRFLMLGLACSHPIANERPKTHTIVQMLAGSVAVPQVPPFKPAFVWPAMMPIDDLSQATSIDTTPLSISQYETDWSPLSRENYSGYTDRSMV, from the exons ATGGGACTAACCCTAACAACCACCACCGTGTTCTTCCTCAGCTTCTTTTTCTCCGCCGCCGCAAAGTTCCATACCTTCTACCGTCCCTACCACACCTTCAACAAATCCTTGGAGGATAAAGCCAACTCCGAGCTAGCCTTCCAAAATGACGCCAGGGTGAGCCAAGACGCCCTACAAGTCACCCCAGACACCGGCAACAACATGGCCGTATACGACCTCCACAACCAATCCGGCCGGATCATGTTCAAACGACGTTTCAAACTTTGGGATGGCGATTCCACCTCCAACTCCACCGTAGCCTCTTTCAACACCTCCTTTCTCGTCAACATGTTCCCCGTCAACGGCACTCCCGGTGAAGGCTTAGCCTTCTTAATCGCCCCGACCATCGACATCCCCGAAAACAGCTACGGCCAGTACCTCGGCCTCACGAACCAAACTCTAGACAGTCAAACAACAAACGGCGTCGTAGCTATCGAACTCGACACCGTAAAACAAGCCTTTGATATTGATAACAACCACATAGGTCTCAACATCAACTCCATCAGATCTGTCGTTTCCAAATCGCTAACACCCTTAAACATCACTCTCGCCCCTCCAACGGCGTCGTTTCATAACATTTGGATACAGTACAACGGAACTGAAAAGGTGATACGTGTTTATATAGCAGACCAGCCGGAAAAAACCTCACCCACACCTCCCATGCCGAAAACACCCATCATAGAACATGAGTTAGATCTTAGAAAAACCGTTAATAAAGACTCCTACATCGGGTTTGCTGCATCAACAGGGGATTCAGTCGAGTTAAACTGCGTGTTACAATGGAACATAACAGTTGAATACATCCCGGGGCCGAAAAGCCCGTTACCGACGATCTTGATCGCCGTTGGGGTTCCGTTGGTGTTGGGGCTGGTGGGGTTAGCGGGTTATTTGGGTTACCGGTTGTATAAGAAGCGGTTGGTGGACCGGTCGCAGTCGAATATATTGAGCCGGTTGAGGACGCTGCCTGGAATGCCGAAGGAGTTTAGGTTTCGGGAGCTGAAGAAGGCGACGAATAATTTTGATGAGAAGAGGAAGCTTGGACAGGGTGGATACGGTGTCGTTTACCGGGGGGTTTTGCCGGAGGAAAATGTTGAGGTGGCTGTCAAGTGGTTTTCGCGGGAGAGTTTGAAAGGGGAAGATGATTTTTTGGCCGAGCTTACGATTATTAATCGGTTACGGCATAAACATCTTGTTCGATTACTCG GATGGTGTCACAAGAACGGAAAGCTCCTGTTGGTGTACGAGTATATGCGAAAAGGTAGTCTCGACATGCACCTATTCACCGTAACCGGCGAACCGCTGAGCTGGGCCCTTCGTCGCAAGATTCTAGCCGGTGTCGGCTCCGCCTTACACTACCTCCACTACGAGTACGACCAAAAAGTCGTTCACCGTGACATCAAGGCAAGCAACATAATGCTTGATTCCGATTTCAACGCCCGGCTCGGTGACTTTGGTCTCGCACGTGCCATCGACAACGAGAAAACAAGTTATGCAGAGGCCGAAGGCGTGCTTGGAACCGTTGGTTACATAGCCCCAGAATGCTTCCACACCGGAAAAGCGACTCAACATTCCGATATTTATGCGTTTGGCGCGTTACTAATCGAGGTCGTTTCTGGTCAACGCCCCGGGACAAAAGTCAACGGTTTCCAGTTTATGGTTGACTACGTATGGTCGTTGTATCGGGAAGGTCGTATATTAGAAGCGGTCGATAAACGCCTTGCGGATGATTATGACACAGAGGAAGCCACGCGGTTCTTGATGTTAGGGCTAGCTTGCTCGCACCCGATAGCCAACGAGAGGCCGAAAACACACACCATTGTGCAAATGCTAGCGGGGTCCGTGGCCGTACCACAGGTCCCACCTTTCAAACCGGCTTTTGTGTGGCCCGCAATGATGCCGATTGATGATCTTTCCCAAGCTACCTCAATCGACACAACCCCACTTTCGATTAGTCAATACGAGACCGATTGGAGTCCATTGAGTCGGGAAAATTACTCGGGCTACACGGATCGATCTATGGTTTAG